The following DNA comes from Terriglobales bacterium.
AGGATTTCCTGCGCTGCAGCAACCTCGGCCGGGCCTACATGAACGGCAAGTCTCCGGACAACGCCGAAGCCGCCAAGTGGCTGGCTCGCGCTGTCGAACTCCGCCCCAAGTCCCAGGACACCCGTCTGCTCCTGGCCCGCGCCCAGACCGCCGCCGGCGACTACAAGGGCGCGGCCGAGCACTACGGCGTTTTGGCCAAGGCCCAGCCCGCCAATACCAAGTATCTGCTGGCCTGGTCCAACTCCCTGCTGCGCAGCGGCGACTCTGAGCAGGCTGTCTCCGTCATGCAGGACTACATGCGGCGCAACCCCTCGAACACCCTCATGCGCCTGGAGTACGCTCGCCTGCTGGCCTTCGCCAAGAAGTACCCCGAATCCGAAGAGGAGTATCAGCGTGTGCTGAAGTCCGACTCCGCCAATGCCTCAGCCCTCATCGGCATGGCCAAGCTCAACTCCTGGCGCGGCAACTTCCCCGGCGCGGTCGAGTTCTACGACAAGGTGCTGGCGCGCAATCCCCAGAACTATGACGCCGCCGTGGGCAAGGCCTTCACCCTGATCTGGATGGGACGCAAGGACGAAGCTCATGCCATGCTCGAGACCCTGGCCC
Coding sequences within:
- a CDS encoding tetratricopeptide repeat protein — encoded protein: MEYKRTSRISTVHKLLLVLAGLALALAAPAQAAEPSGRALVLQGDRYSAQGKWDSARSAYVRALEAGAVLDQDFLRCSNLGRAYMNGKSPDNAEAAKWLARAVELRPKSQDTRLLLARAQTAAGDYKGAAEHYGVLAKAQPANTKYLLAWSNSLLRSGDSEQAVSVMQDYMRRNPSNTLMRLEYARLLAFAKKYPESEEEYQRVLKSDSANASALIGMAKLNSWRGNFPGAVEFYDKVLARNPQNYDAAVGKAFTLIWMGRKDEAHAMLETLAQRNPSDKEVAAALDTLETPPAEVAVQLPKAPPAPPAPPGPIPGLLAAAGAANSRGDYDEALRNYRQVLELNPKYTEVKLQVARTLSWQKKYDESAQQYDTVLADDPGNLVARREKARVLYWARNYDASLPE